In a single window of the Mesoplodon densirostris isolate mMesDen1 chromosome 16, mMesDen1 primary haplotype, whole genome shotgun sequence genome:
- the PAQR4 gene encoding progestin and adipoQ receptor family member 4 isoform X3: protein MAFLAGPRLLDWASSPPHLQFNKFVLTGYRPASSGSGCLRSLFYMHNELGNIYTHGALPIIHCTLACRPWLRPAALVAYTVLSGVAGWRALTAPSTSTRLRAFGWQAGARLLVFGARGVGLGSGAPGSLRCYLRMDALALLGGLVNVARLPERWGPGRFDYWGNSHQIMHLLSVGSILQLHAGVVPDLLWAARHICPPD, encoded by the exons ATGGCGTTCCTGGCCGGGCCGCGCCTGCTGGACTGGGCCAGCTCGCCGCCGCACCTGCAGTTCAACAAGTTCGTGCTCACTGGCTACCGGCCGGCCAGCAGCGGCTCGGGCTGCCTGCGTAGCCTCTTCTACATGCACAACGAGCTGGGCAACATCTACACGCACG GGGCCCTGCCCATCATCCACTGCACCCTGGCCTGCAGGCCCTGGCTGCGCCCAGCTGCCCTGGTGGCCTACACCGTGTTGTCGGGTGTGGCAGGCTGGAGGGCCCTCACCGCCCCCTCCACCAGTACCCGGCTCCGCGCTTTTGGCTGGCAGGCTGGCGCCCGCCTCCTGGTATTTGGGGCCCGGGGAGTGGGGCTGGGCTCTGGGGCTCCAGGCTCCCTGCGCTGCTACCTGCGCATGGATGCACTGGCACTGCTTGGGGGGCTGGTGAACGTGGCCCGCCTGCCAGAGCGCTGGGGACCGGGCCGCTTCGACTACTGGGGTAACTCACACCAGATCATGCACCTGCTCAGCGTGGGCTCCATCCTCCAGCTGCACGCTGGCGTCGTGCCTGACCTGCTCTGGGCCGCCCGGCACATCTGCCCCCCGGACTGA
- the PAQR4 gene encoding progestin and adipoQ receptor family member 4 isoform X1, with amino-acid sequence MAFLAGPRLLDWASSPPHLQFNKFVLTGYRPASSGSGCLRSLFYMHNELGNIYTHGLALLGFLVLLPMTLPWGQLGKDGWLWGTHCVACLAPPAGSVLYHLFMCHKGGSPVYTRLLALDMCGVCLVNTLGALPIIHCTLACRPWLRPAALVAYTVLSGVAGWRALTAPSTSTRLRAFGWQAGARLLVFGARGVGLGSGAPGSLRCYLRMDALALLGGLVNVARLPERWGPGRFDYWGNSHQIMHLLSVGSILQLHAGVVPDLLWAARHICPPD; translated from the exons ATGGCGTTCCTGGCCGGGCCGCGCCTGCTGGACTGGGCCAGCTCGCCGCCGCACCTGCAGTTCAACAAGTTCGTGCTCACTGGCTACCGGCCGGCCAGCAGCGGCTCGGGCTGCCTGCGTAGCCTCTTCTACATGCACAACGAGCTGGGCAACATCTACACGCACG GGCTGGCCCTGCTGGGCTTCCTGGTGCTGCTGCCCATGACCTTGCCCTGGGGTCAGCTGGGCAAGGATGGCTGGCTGTGGGGCACACACTGTGTAGCCTGCCTGGCACCCCCTGCAGGCTCTGTGCTCTATCACCTCTTCATGTGCCACAAAGGGGGCAGCCCTGTGTACACTCGGCTCCTTGCCCTGGATATGTGTGGGGTCTGCCTCGTCAACACCCTCG GGGCCCTGCCCATCATCCACTGCACCCTGGCCTGCAGGCCCTGGCTGCGCCCAGCTGCCCTGGTGGCCTACACCGTGTTGTCGGGTGTGGCAGGCTGGAGGGCCCTCACCGCCCCCTCCACCAGTACCCGGCTCCGCGCTTTTGGCTGGCAGGCTGGCGCCCGCCTCCTGGTATTTGGGGCCCGGGGAGTGGGGCTGGGCTCTGGGGCTCCAGGCTCCCTGCGCTGCTACCTGCGCATGGATGCACTGGCACTGCTTGGGGGGCTGGTGAACGTGGCCCGCCTGCCAGAGCGCTGGGGACCGGGCCGCTTCGACTACTGGGGTAACTCACACCAGATCATGCACCTGCTCAGCGTGGGCTCCATCCTCCAGCTGCACGCTGGCGTCGTGCCTGACCTGCTCTGGGCCGCCCGGCACATCTGCCCCCCGGACTGA
- the PAQR4 gene encoding progestin and adipoQ receptor family member 4 isoform X2, translated as MEQGSFSPLPCLASPALVDKKAHSLHLSGPFWRGEDIGIGRSKISGPGICCHCLHVGFRTHLEIMPPLASADIPRPDWGVGAPCFPGALPIIHCTLACRPWLRPAALVAYTVLSGVAGWRALTAPSTSTRLRAFGWQAGARLLVFGARGVGLGSGAPGSLRCYLRMDALALLGGLVNVARLPERWGPGRFDYWGNSHQIMHLLSVGSILQLHAGVVPDLLWAARHICPPD; from the exons ATGGAACAGGGTTCTTTCAGCCCCCTGCCTTGCCTGGCCTCACCTGCTCTGGTGGACAAAAAGGCCCACAGCCTCCATCTGTCTGGTCCCTTCTGGAGAGGAGAGGACATAGGGATTGGGAGGAGCAAGATAAGTGGCCCTGGGATCTGTTGTCATTGCCTACATGTCGGATTCAGAACTCACCTTGAGATCATGCCCCCTCTGGCTTCTGCTGATATACCTAGGCCAGACTGGGGAGTGGGGGCCCCCTGCTTTCCTG GGGCCCTGCCCATCATCCACTGCACCCTGGCCTGCAGGCCCTGGCTGCGCCCAGCTGCCCTGGTGGCCTACACCGTGTTGTCGGGTGTGGCAGGCTGGAGGGCCCTCACCGCCCCCTCCACCAGTACCCGGCTCCGCGCTTTTGGCTGGCAGGCTGGCGCCCGCCTCCTGGTATTTGGGGCCCGGGGAGTGGGGCTGGGCTCTGGGGCTCCAGGCTCCCTGCGCTGCTACCTGCGCATGGATGCACTGGCACTGCTTGGGGGGCTGGTGAACGTGGCCCGCCTGCCAGAGCGCTGGGGACCGGGCCGCTTCGACTACTGGGGTAACTCACACCAGATCATGCACCTGCTCAGCGTGGGCTCCATCCTCCAGCTGCACGCTGGCGTCGTGCCTGACCTGCTCTGGGCCGCCCGGCACATCTGCCCCCCGGACTGA
- the KREMEN2 gene encoding kremen protein 2 isoform X3 yields the protein MGTRAPQGLLLLLVLRLLLPRGASAGSLHSPGLSECFQVNGADYRGHQNRTGPRGAGRPCLYWDQTQQHSYSSASDPHGRWGLGAHNFCRNPDGDVQPWCYVAETEEGIYWRYCDIPTCHMPGYLGCFVDSGAPPALSGPSGTSTKLTVQVCLRFCRMKGYQLCGGDGRLGIYEVSVGSCQGNWTAPQGVIYSPDFPDEYGPDRNCSWALGPPGAALELTFRLFELADPRDQLELRDAASGSLLRAFDGARPPPPGPLRLRSAALLLTFRSDARGHAQGFALTYRGLQDADDPAPPKGSAQTPAGPPDGTNVSCSPRPGAPEAAIGAQVFLTVMAVSVLLLLLLSLLRLLRGRSCLLAPGKGPPALGPSRDPARSWAVWYRRPRGVALPCPPGDPQVESLTASYRPLSASSQSSLRSLISAL from the exons ATGGGGACACGGGCCCCGCAgggcctcctcctccttctcgtGCTCCGGCTGCTGCTGCCACGCGGGGCCTCAGCTGGGAGCCTGCATAGCCCAG GCCTGTCCGAGTGCTTCCAGGTGAATGGCGCAGACTACCGCGGCCACCAGAACCGCACGGGCCCGCGCGGGGCTGGGCGCCCGTGCCTCTACTGGGACCAGACGCAGCAGCACAGCTACAGCAGCGCCAGCGACCCCCACGGCCGCTGGGGGCTGGGCGCGCACAACTTCTGCCG TAACCCAGATGGTGATGTGCAGCCATGGTGCTACGTGGCCGAGACGGAGGAGGGCATCTACTGGCGCTACTGCGATATTCCCACGTGTCATA TGCCTGGGTACCTGGGCTGCTTCGTGGACTCCGGGGCACCCCCGGCCCTCAGCGGCCCCAGCGGCACCTCAACAAAGCTCACGGTCCAGGTGTGCCTTCGCTTCTGCCGCATGAAGGGCTACCAG CTGTGCGGCGGCGATGGGCGCCTGGGCATCTACGAAG TGTCCGTGGGCTCCTGCCAGGGGAACTGGACCGCACCTCAAGGTGTCATCTACTCCCCGGACTTCCCGGACGAGTACGGGCCGGACCGGAACTGTAGCTGGGCGCTGGGCCCTCCGGGCGCCGCCCTGGAGCTCACCTTCCGCCTCTTCGAGCTGGCGGACCCGCGCGACCAGCTGGAGCTGCGCGACGCCGCCTCGGGCAGCCTGCTCCGCGCCTTCGACGGCGCCCGCCCACCGCCGCCGGGGCCGTTGCGCCTGCGCTCCGCCGCACTGCTGCTCACCTTCCGCAGCGACGCTCGCGGCCATGCGCAGGGCTTCGCGCTCACCTACCGTG GGCTGCAGGACGCCGACGACCCCGCGCCCCCCAAGGGCTCGGCCCAGACCCCTGCAGGGCCCCCCGACGGGACCAACGTGAGCTGCAGCCCCCGTCCTGGGGCTCCAGAGGCTGCGATTGGGG CCCAGGTCTTCTTGACGGTGATGGCCGTCtcagtgctgctgctgctgctgctgtcgcTGCTGCGCCTGCTGCGCGGACG GAGCTGCCTGCTGGCTCCGGGTAAAGGGCCCCCAGCGTTGGGGCCTTCCCGGGACCCCGCAAGAAGCTGGGCCGTTTGGTACCGCCGGCCTCGAGGGGTCGCCCTGCCCTGTCCTCCCGGGGACCCCCAGGTTGAGAGTCTAACCGCGAGTTACCGGCCATTGAGCGCCTCCAGCCAGAGTTCCCTGCGCTCACTCATCTCTGCTCTCTGA
- the KREMEN2 gene encoding kremen protein 2 isoform X1 produces MGTRAPQGLLLLLVLRLLLPRGASAGSLHSPGLSECFQVNGADYRGHQNRTGPRGAGRPCLYWDQTQQHSYSSASDPHGRWGLGAHNFCRNPDGDVQPWCYVAETEEGIYWRYCDIPTCHMPGYLGCFVDSGAPPALSGPSGTSTKLTVQVCLRFCRMKGYQLAGVEAGYACFCGSESDLARGRPTPATDCDQICFGHPGQLCGGDGRLGIYEVSVGSCQGNWTAPQGVIYSPDFPDEYGPDRNCSWALGPPGAALELTFRLFELADPRDQLELRDAASGSLLRAFDGARPPPPGPLRLRSAALLLTFRSDARGHAQGFALTYRGLQDADDPAPPKGSAQTPAGPPDGTNVSCSPRPGAPEAAIGAQVFLTVMAVSVLLLLLLSLLRLLRGRSCLLAPGKGPPALGPSRDPARSWAVWYRRPRGVALPCPPGDPQVESLTASYRPLSASSQSSLRSLISAL; encoded by the exons ATGGGGACACGGGCCCCGCAgggcctcctcctccttctcgtGCTCCGGCTGCTGCTGCCACGCGGGGCCTCAGCTGGGAGCCTGCATAGCCCAG GCCTGTCCGAGTGCTTCCAGGTGAATGGCGCAGACTACCGCGGCCACCAGAACCGCACGGGCCCGCGCGGGGCTGGGCGCCCGTGCCTCTACTGGGACCAGACGCAGCAGCACAGCTACAGCAGCGCCAGCGACCCCCACGGCCGCTGGGGGCTGGGCGCGCACAACTTCTGCCG TAACCCAGATGGTGATGTGCAGCCATGGTGCTACGTGGCCGAGACGGAGGAGGGCATCTACTGGCGCTACTGCGATATTCCCACGTGTCATA TGCCTGGGTACCTGGGCTGCTTCGTGGACTCCGGGGCACCCCCGGCCCTCAGCGGCCCCAGCGGCACCTCAACAAAGCTCACGGTCCAGGTGTGCCTTCGCTTCTGCCGCATGAAGGGCTACCAG TTGGCGGGCGTGGAGGCTGGCTACGCCTGTTTCTGTGGCTCTGAAAGCGACCTGGCCCGGGGACGCCCGACTCCGGCCACAGACTGTGACCAGATCTGCTTTGGCCACCCCGGCCAGCTGTGCGGCGGCGATGGGCGCCTGGGCATCTACGAAG TGTCCGTGGGCTCCTGCCAGGGGAACTGGACCGCACCTCAAGGTGTCATCTACTCCCCGGACTTCCCGGACGAGTACGGGCCGGACCGGAACTGTAGCTGGGCGCTGGGCCCTCCGGGCGCCGCCCTGGAGCTCACCTTCCGCCTCTTCGAGCTGGCGGACCCGCGCGACCAGCTGGAGCTGCGCGACGCCGCCTCGGGCAGCCTGCTCCGCGCCTTCGACGGCGCCCGCCCACCGCCGCCGGGGCCGTTGCGCCTGCGCTCCGCCGCACTGCTGCTCACCTTCCGCAGCGACGCTCGCGGCCATGCGCAGGGCTTCGCGCTCACCTACCGTG GGCTGCAGGACGCCGACGACCCCGCGCCCCCCAAGGGCTCGGCCCAGACCCCTGCAGGGCCCCCCGACGGGACCAACGTGAGCTGCAGCCCCCGTCCTGGGGCTCCAGAGGCTGCGATTGGGG CCCAGGTCTTCTTGACGGTGATGGCCGTCtcagtgctgctgctgctgctgctgtcgcTGCTGCGCCTGCTGCGCGGACG GAGCTGCCTGCTGGCTCCGGGTAAAGGGCCCCCAGCGTTGGGGCCTTCCCGGGACCCCGCAAGAAGCTGGGCCGTTTGGTACCGCCGGCCTCGAGGGGTCGCCCTGCCCTGTCCTCCCGGGGACCCCCAGGTTGAGAGTCTAACCGCGAGTTACCGGCCATTGAGCGCCTCCAGCCAGAGTTCCCTGCGCTCACTCATCTCTGCTCTCTGA
- the KREMEN2 gene encoding kremen protein 2 isoform X4, translated as MGTRAPQGLLLLLVLRLLLPRGASAGSLHSPGLSECFQVNGADYRGHQNRTGPRGAGRPCLYWDQTQQHSYSSASDPHGRWGLGAHNFCRNPDGDVQPWCYVAETEEGIYWRYCDIPTCHMPGYLGCFVDSGAPPALSGPSGTSTKLTVQVCLRFCRMKGYQLCGGDGRLGIYEVSVGSCQGNWTAPQGVIYSPDFPDEYGPDRNCSWALGPPGAALELTFRLFELADPRDQLELRDAASGSLLRAFDGARPPPPGPLRLRSAALLLTFRSDARGHAQGFALTYRGLQDADDPAPPKGSAQTPAGPPDGTNVSCSPRPGAPEAAIGGAACWLRVKGPQRWGLPGTPQEAGPFGTAGLEGSPCPVLPGTPRLRV; from the exons ATGGGGACACGGGCCCCGCAgggcctcctcctccttctcgtGCTCCGGCTGCTGCTGCCACGCGGGGCCTCAGCTGGGAGCCTGCATAGCCCAG GCCTGTCCGAGTGCTTCCAGGTGAATGGCGCAGACTACCGCGGCCACCAGAACCGCACGGGCCCGCGCGGGGCTGGGCGCCCGTGCCTCTACTGGGACCAGACGCAGCAGCACAGCTACAGCAGCGCCAGCGACCCCCACGGCCGCTGGGGGCTGGGCGCGCACAACTTCTGCCG TAACCCAGATGGTGATGTGCAGCCATGGTGCTACGTGGCCGAGACGGAGGAGGGCATCTACTGGCGCTACTGCGATATTCCCACGTGTCATA TGCCTGGGTACCTGGGCTGCTTCGTGGACTCCGGGGCACCCCCGGCCCTCAGCGGCCCCAGCGGCACCTCAACAAAGCTCACGGTCCAGGTGTGCCTTCGCTTCTGCCGCATGAAGGGCTACCAG CTGTGCGGCGGCGATGGGCGCCTGGGCATCTACGAAG TGTCCGTGGGCTCCTGCCAGGGGAACTGGACCGCACCTCAAGGTGTCATCTACTCCCCGGACTTCCCGGACGAGTACGGGCCGGACCGGAACTGTAGCTGGGCGCTGGGCCCTCCGGGCGCCGCCCTGGAGCTCACCTTCCGCCTCTTCGAGCTGGCGGACCCGCGCGACCAGCTGGAGCTGCGCGACGCCGCCTCGGGCAGCCTGCTCCGCGCCTTCGACGGCGCCCGCCCACCGCCGCCGGGGCCGTTGCGCCTGCGCTCCGCCGCACTGCTGCTCACCTTCCGCAGCGACGCTCGCGGCCATGCGCAGGGCTTCGCGCTCACCTACCGTG GGCTGCAGGACGCCGACGACCCCGCGCCCCCCAAGGGCTCGGCCCAGACCCCTGCAGGGCCCCCCGACGGGACCAACGTGAGCTGCAGCCCCCGTCCTGGGGCTCCAGAGGCTGCGATTGGGG GAGCTGCCTGCTGGCTCCGGGTAAAGGGCCCCCAGCGTTGGGGCCTTCCCGGGACCCCGCAAGAAGCTGGGCCGTTTGGTACCGCCGGCCTCGAGGGGTCGCCCTGCCCTGTCCTCCCGGGGACCCCCAGGTTGAGAGTCTAA
- the KREMEN2 gene encoding kremen protein 2 isoform X2 — protein MGTRAPQGLLLLLVLRLLLPRGASAGSLHSPGLSECFQVNGADYRGHQNRTGPRGAGRPCLYWDQTQQHSYSSASDPHGRWGLGAHNFCRNPDGDVQPWCYVAETEEGIYWRYCDIPTCHMPGYLGCFVDSGAPPALSGPSGTSTKLTVQVCLRFCRMKGYQLAGVEAGYACFCGSESDLARGRPTPATDCDQICFGHPGQLCGGDGRLGIYEVSVGSCQGNWTAPQGVIYSPDFPDEYGPDRNCSWALGPPGAALELTFRLFELADPRDQLELRDAASGSLLRAFDGARPPPPGPLRLRSAALLLTFRSDARGHAQGFALTYRGLQDADDPAPPKGSAQTPAGPPDGTNVSCSPRPGAPEAAIGGAACWLRVKGPQRWGLPGTPQEAGPFGTAGLEGSPCPVLPGTPRLRV, from the exons ATGGGGACACGGGCCCCGCAgggcctcctcctccttctcgtGCTCCGGCTGCTGCTGCCACGCGGGGCCTCAGCTGGGAGCCTGCATAGCCCAG GCCTGTCCGAGTGCTTCCAGGTGAATGGCGCAGACTACCGCGGCCACCAGAACCGCACGGGCCCGCGCGGGGCTGGGCGCCCGTGCCTCTACTGGGACCAGACGCAGCAGCACAGCTACAGCAGCGCCAGCGACCCCCACGGCCGCTGGGGGCTGGGCGCGCACAACTTCTGCCG TAACCCAGATGGTGATGTGCAGCCATGGTGCTACGTGGCCGAGACGGAGGAGGGCATCTACTGGCGCTACTGCGATATTCCCACGTGTCATA TGCCTGGGTACCTGGGCTGCTTCGTGGACTCCGGGGCACCCCCGGCCCTCAGCGGCCCCAGCGGCACCTCAACAAAGCTCACGGTCCAGGTGTGCCTTCGCTTCTGCCGCATGAAGGGCTACCAG TTGGCGGGCGTGGAGGCTGGCTACGCCTGTTTCTGTGGCTCTGAAAGCGACCTGGCCCGGGGACGCCCGACTCCGGCCACAGACTGTGACCAGATCTGCTTTGGCCACCCCGGCCAGCTGTGCGGCGGCGATGGGCGCCTGGGCATCTACGAAG TGTCCGTGGGCTCCTGCCAGGGGAACTGGACCGCACCTCAAGGTGTCATCTACTCCCCGGACTTCCCGGACGAGTACGGGCCGGACCGGAACTGTAGCTGGGCGCTGGGCCCTCCGGGCGCCGCCCTGGAGCTCACCTTCCGCCTCTTCGAGCTGGCGGACCCGCGCGACCAGCTGGAGCTGCGCGACGCCGCCTCGGGCAGCCTGCTCCGCGCCTTCGACGGCGCCCGCCCACCGCCGCCGGGGCCGTTGCGCCTGCGCTCCGCCGCACTGCTGCTCACCTTCCGCAGCGACGCTCGCGGCCATGCGCAGGGCTTCGCGCTCACCTACCGTG GGCTGCAGGACGCCGACGACCCCGCGCCCCCCAAGGGCTCGGCCCAGACCCCTGCAGGGCCCCCCGACGGGACCAACGTGAGCTGCAGCCCCCGTCCTGGGGCTCCAGAGGCTGCGATTGGGG GAGCTGCCTGCTGGCTCCGGGTAAAGGGCCCCCAGCGTTGGGGCCTTCCCGGGACCCCGCAAGAAGCTGGGCCGTTTGGTACCGCCGGCCTCGAGGGGTCGCCCTGCCCTGTCCTCCCGGGGACCCCCAGGTTGAGAGTCTAA